The following are encoded in a window of Gemmatimonadales bacterium genomic DNA:
- a CDS encoding LysR family transcriptional regulator, translating into MIDLTLLSHALAVARHGNYARAADELGITPPTLSRQISALEKELGVRLFDRGRSGAVPTALGRQVLDRAALLLAESGHLEHEIAMLRGLEVGKLSVGAGVYPAFLSVGKALGRLSAKHPGLQVEVVTGDWSDMVGQVLSASLDLAVAELSGPAEDERLALEPLPRHPGAFFCRAGHPLLQERDLTLEMIFQYPFAGTKLAPRAIAHLKGPPGAGLIDSVTGEFIPSMRVNTLHMAMEAVAVSDAFGIEPLSVIRSHAPSGQLVAIDYRPAWMHTNYGIVYLKDRTLSPAAKAFMTELRAVEAELEADEQAHSPPKKRSPRAH; encoded by the coding sequence ATGATTGATCTCACCCTACTGTCCCACGCGCTCGCGGTCGCCCGCCACGGGAACTATGCCCGTGCCGCCGACGAACTCGGGATCACCCCACCGACGCTGTCCCGGCAAATCAGCGCCCTCGAAAAGGAGCTGGGCGTTCGACTCTTCGACCGCGGACGCTCCGGCGCCGTCCCTACCGCGCTTGGTCGGCAGGTGTTGGATCGGGCAGCATTGTTACTGGCGGAGTCCGGGCACCTCGAGCATGAAATCGCCATGCTGCGCGGGCTGGAAGTTGGAAAGCTGTCGGTCGGGGCCGGTGTCTACCCGGCGTTTCTCTCGGTGGGCAAGGCACTCGGTAGATTGTCGGCGAAACACCCGGGGCTTCAGGTCGAAGTGGTCACGGGAGACTGGAGCGACATGGTCGGACAGGTGCTCTCCGCGTCGCTCGACCTCGCCGTCGCCGAACTGAGCGGACCCGCCGAAGATGAGCGGCTGGCCCTGGAGCCGTTGCCTCGGCATCCGGGGGCGTTCTTCTGTCGGGCCGGACACCCCTTGCTCCAGGAGCGCGACCTGACCCTCGAGATGATCTTCCAGTATCCATTTGCCGGAACGAAGCTGGCACCCCGCGCCATTGCGCATTTGAAAGGTCCGCCCGGGGCGGGGTTGATCGATTCGGTCACCGGGGAGTTCATTCCGTCCATGCGGGTGAACACCCTGCACATGGCGATGGAGGCGGTGGCCGTCAGCGATGCGTTTGGAATTGAGCCGCTCTCGGTGATTCGTTCGCACGCCCCGAGCGGACAACTCGTTGCCATCGACTACCGGCCAGCGTGGATGCACACGAACTATGGCATCGTGTACCTGAAGGACCGGACGCTGTCGCCGGCTGCCAAGGCCTTCATGACTGAATTGCGCGCCGTCGAGGCGGAACTCGAGGCGGACGAGCAGGCCCACTCGCCACCAAAGAAGCGGAGCCCACGTGCACACTGA
- a CDS encoding transposase: protein MSNLPGRQSIRLRGYDYTRPGAYFVTICTYRRARLFGQVVDGVMRLNRLGVIVRTVWRESGEHFPAITFGVSVVMPDHFHGIVIIDNDCVGSGDRRGTACRAPTVPATPRPAPAASATTRHVDPAPRTPAFGQPIAGSIPTIVGAFKSAVTKRVNVIRGTPGARVWQRNYYECILADERAVRRVEAYIRNNPARE, encoded by the coding sequence GTGAGCAATCTGCCGGGCCGTCAATCAATCCGTCTGCGGGGTTACGACTACACCCGGCCTGGGGCGTATTTTGTCACGATATGTACCTACCGGCGAGCGCGGTTATTTGGGCAGGTGGTGGATGGCGTCATGCGGCTGAATCGGTTGGGGGTGATCGTACGAACGGTTTGGCGGGAATCTGGTGAACATTTTCCCGCAATCACGTTCGGTGTTTCTGTCGTTATGCCGGACCATTTTCATGGGATCGTCATCATCGACAATGATTGCGTGGGGTCCGGGGATCGTAGGGGCACGGCCTGCCGTGCCCCTACGGTGCCGGCCACCCCGCGCCCTGCCCCTGCGGCGTCCGCCACCACGCGCCATGTCGACCCCGCGCCCCGCACCCCCGCATTCGGACAACCAATCGCGGGGTCCATCCCGACCATCGTGGGTGCGTTCAAATCCGCCGTCACGAAACGCGTCAATGTCATCCGGGGCACACCCGGCGCCCGCGTGTGGCAACGCAATTACTACGAATGCATCCTCGCTGACGAACGGGCCGTGCGCCGAGTCGAGGCCTACATCCGGAACAACCCGGCGCGGGAATAG
- a CDS encoding DMT family transporter — MQVGVHLLLFLVQILFASLAIVGKIVLRDFPASSIVLFRVVGAAGVLLLVNLIWTRRWVKDRRDLLGLAVLGLLGVVLNQTLFLLGLSHTTAINATILVTTIPVFTVLYSVLSKREPPSALKFVGIAVAGAGAVYLIGPDRLSLAPGLALGNLLIVVAMFCYSLYLVHSKAMVLKYGPVTVSAYVMMFSAIGTLPLGLSGLATVDLGAIRPITWMWVGYVVVFPTIIAYFLNIWALKKVSPNLVAVYIYLQPLFTAAVAPAVLTGERVTARAAIAGAAIFLGLALVILGERTQNRSVPAPVLPGE; from the coding sequence TTGCAAGTCGGCGTCCACCTGCTGCTCTTCCTGGTACAGATTCTGTTCGCCAGCCTGGCAATTGTCGGGAAGATTGTCCTTCGGGACTTTCCTGCCAGCTCGATCGTGCTCTTTCGGGTCGTAGGCGCCGCGGGGGTCCTCCTCCTCGTCAACCTGATCTGGACCCGACGCTGGGTGAAGGATCGGCGAGACTTGCTTGGGCTGGCGGTGCTCGGGCTCCTCGGCGTGGTGCTGAATCAGACCCTCTTCCTTCTCGGGCTCAGCCACACCACCGCCATCAATGCCACCATCCTGGTGACCACCATCCCGGTGTTCACCGTTCTCTACTCGGTTCTTAGCAAGCGGGAGCCCCCCTCGGCGCTCAAATTCGTCGGCATCGCCGTGGCGGGGGCCGGCGCCGTGTACCTGATCGGTCCCGACCGCCTGTCGCTCGCCCCTGGCCTGGCGCTCGGGAACCTGCTCATCGTTGTGGCAATGTTCTGCTATTCGCTCTACCTGGTGCACTCGAAGGCGATGGTCCTCAAGTACGGTCCGGTCACCGTCAGCGCCTACGTGATGATGTTCAGCGCCATCGGGACGCTTCCGCTCGGCCTCTCGGGGCTGGCGACCGTGGACCTTGGCGCCATTCGGCCCATCACCTGGATGTGGGTCGGCTATGTCGTTGTCTTCCCCACCATCATCGCCTACTTCCTCAACATCTGGGCGCTGAAGAAAGTCTCCCCCAACCTGGTGGCGGTCTACATCTACCTGCAGCCGCTCTTCACCGCGGCGGTGGCGCCAGCCGTGCTGACCGGCGAGCGGGTCACCGCCCGCGCGGCCATCGCAGGGGCGGCGATCTTCCTCGGCCTGGCACTCGTCATCCTGGGCGAGCGAACCCAGAACCGGTCGGTCCCAGCCCCCGTCCTGCCGGGAGAGTGA
- a CDS encoding HAD family hydrolase translates to MNHSRQWARWRGIAAGAMLLGTALPLSAQSNPLPSWNNGAAKASIIEFVEATTTKGSPEFVPVAERIATFDNDGTLWVEHPVYTQVEFVLGRVPAVVKEKPALAAEEPFKTVMSGDRAAISKLGMEDLMKLLAATSTGMTVEQFQSEAKAWFASARDPRWKKPYPDLAYQPMVELLRYLRANGYKTYIVTGGGQDFVRTISEQAYGIPPEQVIGTAGTTTYGHDSTGKAVLTKNPKVMLNDNNEGKAEGIQLMIGRRPHFAFGNTSGDQQMLEYTGTGDGARLSMLLLHDDAAREYAYGPARGLPDTKVGTFSVALDSIAKARGWTVVSMKKDWKRVFAFE, encoded by the coding sequence ATGAATCACTCAAGACAGTGGGCACGGTGGCGTGGAATCGCGGCTGGCGCCATGCTGCTGGGTACCGCCCTTCCGCTCTCGGCGCAGTCTAATCCCCTCCCTTCCTGGAACAACGGTGCGGCCAAGGCGTCCATCATCGAATTCGTGGAGGCCACCACCACCAAGGGATCTCCAGAGTTCGTGCCGGTGGCAGAACGGATTGCCACATTCGACAACGATGGCACACTCTGGGTCGAGCACCCCGTGTACACGCAGGTCGAGTTCGTGCTGGGCCGGGTGCCTGCCGTGGTGAAGGAGAAGCCGGCGCTCGCCGCGGAGGAGCCGTTCAAGACGGTGATGTCCGGAGACCGGGCAGCGATCTCAAAGCTCGGGATGGAAGACCTGATGAAGCTGCTCGCTGCCACGTCGACGGGCATGACGGTGGAACAGTTCCAGTCGGAAGCCAAGGCCTGGTTCGCGAGCGCGAGGGACCCGCGGTGGAAGAAGCCGTACCCCGACCTGGCCTACCAACCGATGGTGGAGTTGCTGCGGTACCTCCGGGCCAACGGCTATAAGACGTACATCGTGACCGGCGGCGGGCAGGACTTCGTCCGGACCATCTCCGAGCAGGCGTACGGGATCCCGCCAGAGCAGGTGATCGGCACCGCGGGTACCACCACCTACGGGCATGACAGCACCGGCAAGGCGGTGCTCACGAAAAACCCGAAGGTCATGCTCAATGACAACAACGAGGGCAAGGCGGAGGGGATTCAGCTCATGATCGGTCGCCGGCCCCACTTCGCGTTCGGCAATACCAGCGGCGACCAGCAGATGCTCGAGTACACCGGCACCGGCGACGGTGCCCGACTGTCGATGCTCCTCCTGCATGACGATGCCGCCCGGGAATATGCTTATGGTCCGGCCCGCGGTCTGCCGGACACGAAGGTCGGCACCTTCTCTGTTGCGCTGGACAGCATCGCGAAAGCGCGGGGATGGACCGTCGTCAGCATGAAGAAGGATTGGAAGCGAGTCTTCGCATTTGAATAG
- a CDS encoding helix-turn-helix domain-containing protein, which produces MNAPQTSHPTPLPSVFSPLAKALLDGFSEGVVVFDAAGRVLYANSQARAQLEGDTDLGTETAEDLQPRLAAIGGRIRPLRVGTLELGEALFLPPVEGPTTLAAREKDAIVASLDAHGWKLAETAKSLGISRTTLWRRLKAYGLHRDGRSRWASAS; this is translated from the coding sequence ATGAACGCCCCTCAGACATCTCATCCGACGCCCCTGCCGTCCGTCTTTTCTCCCCTCGCCAAGGCGTTGCTGGACGGCTTTAGCGAGGGTGTTGTCGTCTTCGACGCGGCCGGGCGGGTCCTCTATGCCAACAGCCAGGCCCGGGCCCAGCTCGAAGGCGACACCGACCTCGGCACTGAAACCGCCGAAGACCTGCAGCCGAGACTCGCGGCGATCGGCGGTCGCATCCGCCCGCTCCGGGTGGGCACCCTGGAACTTGGCGAAGCGCTCTTCCTGCCGCCGGTCGAAGGCCCGACCACGCTGGCCGCCCGCGAGAAGGACGCAATCGTCGCTTCGCTCGATGCGCACGGCTGGAAGCTGGCGGAGACGGCCAAGAGTCTGGGGATCAGTCGCACCACCCTCTGGCGCCGGCTGAAGGCCTACGGTCTTCATCGTGACGGGCGGAGCCGGTGGGCCTCGGCCTCCTGA
- a CDS encoding arylsulfatase, whose translation MRIPSLAVRMAGLALAVTAVAGPTTLSAQQQAKKPNILFIMGDDIGIMNVGAYHRGLMVGETPNIDRIAREGTLFMTAYAEQSCTAGRTSFITGMNPLRAGMIMPQLPGSSTSLLPGTPDLAVFLRDLGYNTGEFGKNHLGDKTNSLPTAHGFQEFWGYLYHLDAMQGVSFPDINSSPTVQAVVPPCKNTPVPGLSDPVGAVDPTTTLCMTPPRPVIWCTSSDGTEKNQSCKDEGPLTLERSTTVDEEISAKVVDYLDRNDPKKTNKPFFVWYNPARMHITTMFSPKYAAMLGTKGGKDWGINEVGMKQMDDNIGVVLAKLEAMGELDNTIVVFTTDNGAEVITYPDGGVTPFRGGKLTTWEGGMRVPMMARWPGHIQPGTTNDGIFSMLDWLPTLVNIAGGPTGDGLKKQIEAGKYPGIIKTTLDGVDQRAYLEGKGESARDHLFYYSGTHPSAVRYKNWKFYYAMAPSDATGGLLGVQSYHWTQVDNIKRDPFETAVGASQLTLLGMGGALAAPSTAYIYDWNLLPIGQMLWMKELMSYKQFPALQTPSSYNLDQIIQAMQESKTGSHAGE comes from the coding sequence ATGCGCATTCCATCCCTTGCGGTCCGAATGGCGGGCCTCGCGCTGGCCGTGACGGCCGTCGCCGGTCCGACGACGCTCTCGGCCCAGCAGCAGGCCAAGAAGCCCAACATCCTCTTCATCATGGGCGACGACATCGGCATCATGAACGTCGGCGCGTACCACCGTGGGCTCATGGTCGGCGAGACGCCGAACATCGACCGCATCGCGCGGGAAGGCACGTTGTTCATGACGGCCTACGCGGAGCAGAGCTGTACCGCCGGGCGCACCTCGTTTATTACCGGGATGAATCCGTTGCGGGCTGGCATGATCATGCCGCAGCTGCCGGGTTCCAGCACGTCCCTGTTGCCCGGCACCCCGGATCTCGCCGTGTTTCTGCGGGATCTCGGCTACAACACGGGCGAGTTCGGCAAGAACCACCTGGGCGACAAGACGAACTCTCTGCCAACCGCCCACGGCTTCCAGGAGTTCTGGGGCTACCTCTACCATCTCGACGCGATGCAGGGCGTGAGCTTCCCGGACATCAACAGCAGCCCCACGGTGCAGGCTGTCGTGCCACCCTGCAAGAACACGCCGGTCCCCGGTCTCTCCGATCCCGTCGGTGCCGTGGATCCGACGACCACGTTGTGCATGACGCCGCCCCGGCCTGTCATCTGGTGCACCTCGTCGGACGGCACCGAGAAGAACCAGAGCTGCAAGGACGAGGGGCCGCTCACCCTGGAGCGTTCGACGACGGTTGATGAGGAAATTTCGGCCAAGGTCGTTGACTACCTTGATCGCAATGACCCGAAGAAGACCAACAAGCCGTTCTTCGTCTGGTACAACCCGGCCCGCATGCATATCACCACCATGTTCTCGCCGAAGTATGCGGCCATGCTGGGGACCAAGGGCGGCAAGGACTGGGGCATCAACGAAGTCGGCATGAAGCAGATGGACGACAACATCGGTGTCGTGCTGGCCAAGCTCGAGGCCATGGGCGAGCTCGACAACACGATCGTCGTGTTCACCACCGACAACGGGGCCGAGGTCATCACCTACCCCGACGGCGGGGTCACGCCATTCCGGGGCGGCAAGCTGACCACCTGGGAAGGCGGCATGCGAGTCCCGATGATGGCCCGTTGGCCTGGACACATCCAGCCGGGCACCACCAACGACGGGATCTTCTCGATGCTGGACTGGTTGCCCACCCTGGTCAACATCGCCGGTGGCCCGACAGGCGACGGACTGAAGAAGCAGATTGAGGCCGGCAAGTATCCCGGCATCATCAAGACCACCCTCGACGGCGTCGACCAGCGCGCCTACCTGGAGGGCAAGGGCGAGTCCGCGCGCGACCACCTCTTCTACTACAGCGGTACGCATCCCTCGGCGGTGCGATACAAGAACTGGAAGTTCTACTACGCCATGGCACCCTCGGATGCCACCGGCGGCCTGTTGGGAGTCCAGTCCTATCACTGGACGCAAGTTGACAACATCAAGCGGGACCCGTTTGAGACGGCCGTCGGCGCCAGCCAGTTGACCCTCCTGGGCATGGGCGGTGCCTTGGCCGCGCCGAGCACGGCGTATATCTACGACTGGAACCTGCTGCCCATCGGCCAGATGCTGTGGATGAAGGAGCTGATGAGCTACAAGCAGTTCCCGGCGCTCCAGACTCCGTCGAGCTACAACCTCGATCAGATCATTCAGGCAATGCAGGAGTCGAAGACCGGCAGCCACGCAGGCGAGTAG
- a CDS encoding 6-pyruvoyl tetrahydropterin synthase family protein, which yields MRSYRVSVAKDYLSFSSAHFITFRGHKCESLHGHNYRVAVVVEGDVDAECLFVLDFAVLKQVIKPMVEAVDHKVLLPTQNEKIGLREESDSIVVDYFGKGRFVFPKSDVALVPVKNTTVEMLAEYFAVGVRDALLAAGHHHLTRLDIEVEESPGQSAGFSVRFDGKD from the coding sequence GTGCGTTCCTACCGGGTTTCCGTTGCCAAGGACTATCTCTCCTTTTCCTCGGCCCACTTCATCACCTTCCGCGGCCACAAATGCGAGTCGCTCCACGGCCATAACTACCGCGTCGCCGTGGTGGTGGAAGGGGACGTGGACGCCGAGTGCCTCTTCGTGCTGGACTTCGCCGTGCTGAAGCAGGTGATCAAGCCGATGGTGGAAGCGGTGGACCACAAGGTCCTCCTCCCCACCCAGAACGAGAAGATCGGCCTGCGGGAGGAGTCCGACTCCATCGTCGTGGATTACTTCGGGAAGGGCCGGTTCGTCTTCCCGAAGTCGGATGTCGCCCTGGTGCCGGTCAAGAACACCACGGTGGAGATGCTCGCGGAGTATTTCGCGGTGGGGGTGCGGGACGCCCTGTTGGCCGCCGGGCACCACCACCTGACGCGGCTCGACATCGAAGTGGAGGAAAGCCCGGGGCAGTCGGCCGGGTTCAGCGTGCGATTCGACGGAAAGGACTGA
- a CDS encoding 4a-hydroxytetrahydrobiopterin dehydratase — translation MSDKERTWDMTTVGDRLPVGWEFQEDTIIRFYETDGWPTTLMAVNAIGFLCEAADHHPDLTISWGKLSVQLNTHTANGVTDKDLELARKIDEVVLWRPATGSALRGTTRKFVKER, via the coding sequence ATGAGCGACAAAGAGCGGACCTGGGACATGACCACGGTCGGCGATCGCCTCCCGGTGGGCTGGGAGTTTCAGGAAGACACCATCATCCGGTTCTATGAAACCGACGGATGGCCGACCACACTCATGGCGGTCAACGCGATCGGCTTCCTCTGCGAGGCAGCGGACCACCACCCCGACCTGACCATCAGCTGGGGCAAACTGTCGGTGCAGCTGAATACCCACACCGCCAACGGCGTGACCGACAAGGACCTTGAACTGGCGCGAAAAATCGACGAAGTGGTGCTTTGGCGGCCCGCCACGGGTTCGGCACTCCGTGGCACGACGCGCAAGTTCGTGAAGGAGCGCTGA
- a CDS encoding DEAD/DEAH box helicase, with amino-acid sequence MHPTRNHFLPPDPDAFKRERPSKGRIIVIAPTRAACETIELALGLTGVDTVLEREHGVELREWALGGKGFGIVAGTGTGKTLGIRPVAESILGESLRVGVVNREREATPETPTWNVVIVTTGIARRWFQDDLITRHDTVVVDEIHQTSAELELCLALGKRAGVRFIWLSATVDPSFYAAYLNSANVLETAAFDPALRARVRVEAKSAEEFFDERFMRHLIQQKRGVAVFVPTRREVEQLAADLGARYPKLNAAFYHGGEPIRVIRQFLEGDPPKPFLLAMTAAGQSAINVRGLDTVVIYDARYGNVVERGRNVLHRLYLGANEILQMAGRVHGRVAKGEVYILSDRRMNFEELVPGPPEFQLAGDAERVAITCASIGVDAADLELPVPLDKTAYRRAMATLIDRGLIKDGRLTPYGREVEAMPVERPWGELLVRADPELVPLVATAANIDSLHRMTRDERDLHGLIANGSDHLTAANVYAEAVNQHGYLGEVYGLPRHLFEEGLTEWAEKRGVLVKSVEDTALGVAAVYRALELPLPKTMPYASKELRTRFTELVARVMPFDLVIDEHTVDGTEARISKTSMAGSWGAVAGNLRFFGDRNGIARAGIEGTTIPYDLIRKNARKSEPVVSVAGARKHRHLAVSRRLTYFGFELETVMEELRGEVPTGLQEQARDALTDALIAGETPHPDQGRVRRALGELGELWRRSGGTLAQASAAALRPRIRSALAEVTSWQEFLGTRVALDADALVDGATRARLLELPSMVHLLGDAVPLDYEVEDGEGVVVLRLREGQLRRLKEEDLPKVDRPLRFAVVRGQKPALRGRTLDALRDAIQNEPRERRSRHTEFRGPKRGGRGGGRGGDRGGGRGGKPGRGGKRRR; translated from the coding sequence GTGCATCCCACACGAAACCACTTCCTCCCCCCCGATCCCGATGCCTTCAAGCGGGAACGCCCCTCCAAGGGGCGGATCATCGTCATTGCTCCCACCCGCGCCGCCTGCGAGACCATCGAGCTGGCCCTCGGGCTGACCGGCGTGGACACGGTGCTCGAGCGCGAGCACGGCGTCGAACTCCGCGAATGGGCGCTGGGGGGCAAGGGATTCGGCATCGTGGCGGGCACCGGGACCGGGAAGACCCTTGGCATCCGACCAGTGGCGGAGTCGATTCTCGGCGAGTCGCTCCGGGTCGGCGTGGTCAACCGCGAGCGCGAGGCCACCCCCGAGACGCCCACCTGGAACGTCGTCATTGTCACCACCGGCATTGCCCGGCGCTGGTTCCAGGATGATCTCATTACGCGGCACGACACGGTCGTGGTGGATGAGATCCACCAGACCTCGGCGGAGCTGGAGCTCTGCCTGGCCCTCGGCAAGCGGGCCGGGGTCCGGTTCATCTGGCTCAGCGCCACCGTGGACCCCTCGTTCTATGCGGCGTACCTGAACAGCGCCAACGTGCTGGAGACCGCGGCGTTCGATCCCGCTCTCCGCGCCCGGGTGCGCGTCGAGGCCAAGTCCGCCGAGGAGTTCTTCGACGAACGGTTCATGCGGCACCTGATCCAGCAGAAGCGCGGGGTGGCGGTGTTCGTGCCGACCCGGCGCGAGGTGGAGCAGCTCGCGGCCGACCTCGGCGCCCGGTACCCGAAGCTCAACGCGGCGTTCTACCACGGCGGCGAACCGATCCGGGTCATCCGCCAGTTTCTCGAGGGGGATCCCCCCAAGCCGTTCCTCCTGGCGATGACCGCCGCCGGCCAGTCGGCCATCAACGTGCGCGGGCTCGACACGGTGGTCATCTATGACGCCCGATACGGCAACGTGGTGGAGCGGGGCCGAAACGTCCTCCATCGGCTCTATCTCGGCGCCAACGAAATCCTCCAGATGGCAGGGCGGGTCCACGGACGGGTGGCCAAGGGCGAGGTGTACATCCTTTCCGACCGCCGGATGAACTTCGAGGAGCTGGTGCCGGGCCCGCCCGAATTCCAGCTGGCCGGTGACGCCGAGCGCGTCGCGATTACCTGCGCCTCCATCGGGGTGGATGCCGCCGACCTCGAGCTCCCCGTCCCGCTGGACAAGACAGCGTATCGCCGCGCCATGGCGACGCTGATCGACCGGGGATTGATCAAGGACGGCCGGCTCACGCCGTACGGGCGCGAGGTCGAGGCGATGCCGGTCGAACGTCCCTGGGGCGAGCTCCTGGTGCGGGCCGACCCGGAACTGGTGCCGCTCGTGGCCACCGCGGCCAACATCGACTCGCTGCACCGGATGACGCGGGACGAGCGCGACCTGCACGGCCTGATCGCCAACGGGAGCGATCACCTGACCGCGGCGAATGTCTACGCCGAGGCGGTGAACCAGCACGGCTACCTCGGCGAGGTGTACGGGCTGCCGCGGCACCTCTTCGAGGAGGGACTGACGGAGTGGGCCGAGAAGCGCGGCGTCCTGGTCAAGTCGGTGGAGGACACCGCCCTCGGCGTGGCGGCGGTGTACCGGGCGCTGGAACTCCCGCTGCCCAAGACGATGCCGTACGCCTCGAAGGAGCTGCGGACCCGGTTCACGGAACTGGTCGCCCGGGTCATGCCGTTCGACCTGGTCATTGACGAGCACACGGTGGATGGCACCGAGGCCAGGATCTCGAAGACGTCGATGGCGGGGAGCTGGGGAGCAGTGGCGGGGAATCTCCGCTTCTTCGGCGACCGGAACGGCATTGCCCGCGCCGGAATCGAGGGGACGACGATTCCGTACGACCTGATCCGGAAGAACGCCCGGAAGAGCGAGCCGGTGGTGAGCGTGGCGGGCGCGCGGAAGCACCGGCACCTGGCGGTGTCGCGTCGCCTGACTTACTTCGGTTTCGAGCTCGAGACGGTCATGGAGGAACTCCGGGGCGAGGTGCCGACGGGCCTGCAGGAGCAGGCGCGCGACGCGCTGACGGATGCGTTGATCGCGGGCGAGACGCCGCATCCCGATCAGGGGCGGGTCCGGCGCGCGCTCGGCGAGCTCGGTGAGCTCTGGCGGCGCTCCGGCGGCACGCTGGCGCAGGCATCCGCGGCGGCGCTGCGCCCACGCATCCGGAGCGCGCTGGCCGAGGTGACCAGCTGGCAGGAGTTCCTCGGCACTCGTGTGGCGCTGGACGCCGATGCCCTCGTGGACGGGGCCACCCGGGCCCGTCTGCTGGAGCTTCCCTCGATGGTGCACCTGCTGGGCGACGCGGTGCCGCTCGACTACGAGGTGGAAGACGGCGAAGGGGTGGTGGTCCTGAGGCTTCGGGAGGGGCAACTGCGGCGGCTCAAGGAGGAGGACCTCCCCAAGGTCGATCGGCCGCTGCGGTTTGCCGTCGTGCGAGGGCAGAAGCCTGCATTGCGGGGACGCACACTTGATGCACTGCGGGATGCCATCCAGAACGAGCCGCGGGAGCGCCGGAGCAGGCACACGGAGTTCCGTGGTCCGAAGCGCGGCGGGCGTGGGGGCGGACGGGGGGGCGATCGTGGCGGTGGTCGTGGCGGGAAACCGGGGCGAGGGGGGAAGCGGCGCCGCTAG
- a CDS encoding TetR/AcrR family transcriptional regulator encodes MKESIATAAAVVLLRDGLQKWSVDRVAAEAGCAKGLVPYHHGSKQQLLSVVAANLHRDKTARRLAALDASGAEALDRLWDAINLEVRSGEWAAWAALMAEPNISLPPQVPSHLPTLAAAIGRALGIPALRPDEARLAEASLDGFQAALHLGAPAESVHEAYHRLWLALLP; translated from the coding sequence TTGAAAGAGTCTATCGCCACGGCTGCCGCTGTCGTCCTGCTCCGGGACGGTCTCCAGAAGTGGAGCGTGGACCGCGTTGCGGCCGAAGCCGGCTGCGCCAAGGGGCTGGTCCCATACCACCACGGCAGCAAGCAACAGCTGCTCTCCGTCGTGGCCGCCAATCTCCATCGGGACAAGACCGCTCGCCGCCTGGCTGCACTCGACGCCTCGGGCGCGGAGGCGCTGGACCGCCTCTGGGACGCCATCAATCTCGAGGTGCGCTCAGGCGAGTGGGCCGCCTGGGCCGCACTGATGGCCGAGCCAAACATCTCGCTGCCACCTCAGGTCCCCAGTCACCTTCCCACGCTTGCGGCTGCCATCGGCCGAGCACTCGGCATTCCGGCGCTCAGGCCGGACGAGGCGCGCCTCGCCGAGGCCTCCCTTGATGGGTTCCAGGCGGCGCTCCACCTCGGTGCGCCCGCGGAGTCGGTCCACGAGGCCTACCATCGTCTCTGGCTCGCGCTCCTCCCCTGA